From the genome of Anoplopoma fimbria isolate UVic2021 breed Golden Eagle Sablefish chromosome 1, Afim_UVic_2022, whole genome shotgun sequence, one region includes:
- the LOC129097620 gene encoding galectin-6-like, whose translation MSFVAPPGYQPVYGPRIPYLGPIYGGLREGVSIYIQGSIPEDITRFFINLLCGESESSDIALHFNPRFDGWDKVVFNSCQEGSWGSEDKIRDMPFCKGQAFEMVIIATSQGYQIKVNGNDFHTFEHRLPVQRVCAMQINGDVSIQTINVIGMGGGGGMGGGMGGGMGGGCPGGGMGGGYPGDMGGGMGGGMGGGMGGGMGGGMGGGYPGGGMGGGYPGGMGGGMEGGFPGSNLPGMGGQPVYNPPVPYSNMIQGGMYPKRTIIIRGMLPYGADRLSINFMVSRSRDIAFHMNPRVREGVVVRNSMIGGSWGQEDRELSMNPFMEGQYFDMSIRCGNQRFKVFVNGQHLFDFFHRLQSFNEIDMLEIEGDVQISYIHF comes from the exons ATGTCGTTTGTTGCTCCTCCTGGCTATCAGCCAGTCTACGGCCCT AGAATTCCCTATCTGGGGCCCATTTATGGAGGCCTGAGGGAGGGAGTGTCCATCTACATCCAGGGGTCCATTCCTGAGGACATTACCAG GTTCTTTATCAACCTGCTCTGTGGAGAGTCCGAGTCCTCCGACATCGCCCTCCACTTCAACCCCCGCTTTGATGGCTGGGACAAGGTGGTCTTCAACTCCTGTCAGGAGGGGTCCTGGGGGTCTGAGGACAAGATCCGCGACATGCCCTTCTGTAAGGGCCAGGCCTTTGAAATGGTCATCATAGCCACTTCTCAGGGCTACCAG ATCAAAGTCAACGGGAATGACTTCCACACCTTCGAACACCGCCTCCCTGTGCAGAGAGTTTGTGCGATGCAAATCAATGGAGACGTGTCAATCCAGACGATCAACGTCATCGGG atgggaggaggaggaggaatgggaGGAGGAATGGGAGGAGGAATGGGA GGAGGATGTCCAGGAGGTGGCATGGGA GGAGGATACCCAGGAGACATGGGAGGAGGCATGGGAGGAGGAATGGGAGGAGGAATGGGAGGAGGCATGGGAGGAGGCATGGGA GGAGGATATCCAGGAGGTGGCATGGGG GGTGGATATCCAGGAGGCATGGGAGGTGGTATGGAG GGAGGATTCCCAGGATCAAACCTGCCG GGAATGGGCGGGCAGCCAGTCTACAACCCT ccgGTACCCTACTCCAACATGATCCAAGGAGGGATGTACCCTAAGAGGACCATCATCATCAGAGGCATGCTGCCCTATGGagcagacag ACTGAGCATCAACTTCATGGTGAGCAGATCTCGGGACATCGCCTTCCACATGAACCCCAGGGTGAGGGAGGGTGTCGTGGTGAGGAACAGCATGATTGGAGGTAGCTGGGgccaggaggacagagagctCAGCATGAACCCCTTCATGGAGGGACAGTACTTCGAC ATGTCCATCCGCTGCGGGAACCAGAGGTTCAAGGTGTTTGTGAACGGGCAGCACCTGTTCGACTTCTTCCACCGCCTGCAGTCCTTCAACGAGATCGACATGCTGGAGATAGAAGGCGACGTGCAGATCTCCTACATCCACTTctga